A window of the Euzebya pacifica genome harbors these coding sequences:
- a CDS encoding S8 family serine peptidase encodes MPRASRTPSVIVVVLGMLLATLGALPAHADDDNRPVRSGDVALPAQPLVRDATVLPDRLLVTLDDTPGRASWAAPLTTRALGARETVALAQRVQLVTTAPGTSDVVADALLARGDVVAVEPDVQREFHAVPNDTSYDLQWAHAATNIEQAWDHSTGGGREGETRPLVAVVDSGVDATHPELAGTVVASLRSASGVIVQGQPKNDECGIAHGTAVAGVVGAAGNNGRGITGALWNPRIIDISLTSPLNDCPRGPADSDAITAMAYLSQLDEPPLAMNLSFGTSANECTAAYQAAIDQARAAGIVVVSSAGNAQSNANSIPASCNGAISVGATGPDGTRATYSQFNPYVDLSAPGGQARNCPNSLSELASEAVLTTSLVDPKQYDLGTGCTPSLADPHGDRLEATQGTSFSTPYVAAAAALLRQHATDTGRTLSVDEVEALLEGTATDAGPTGRDDDYGWGALDVGAAMTHLVSGQPIPALQPDPDFAVGPTAPVAVRVSDPGDLDTTDPISQAVAISRGNPAGTRPFAVLARVDDFADALSGAALGLGIASLLYTSHDGALDPRTREELLRVLDFETSQPVVYVMGGTAAIPAAVDDELRSLGITVQRIAGGGREETAVQAAAVVEQLKSLAGDIPTRNWVFVTSGRDFADAVTAGQMAAYYGIPILVTNADALHPTTAQELSRLAPDRVVVVGGETAVSSAAMAEIEELGFPTSRAGGATRIDTALAVFDLYAAELAVDRDGAIERAATVAVNLRDGFTDALSASLIAGQGNWYLPLEGMAGNPITPATRGTFCDFGGQLYVIGGRDRIDDDTTEELLRILAGEGCSPG; translated from the coding sequence TTGCCTCGCGCCAGCCGAACGCCGTCAGTCATCGTCGTGGTCCTCGGGATGCTCCTCGCCACGCTGGGTGCCCTGCCCGCCCACGCCGACGACGACAACCGCCCGGTCCGATCCGGCGACGTGGCGTTGCCTGCGCAACCCCTCGTCCGCGATGCCACCGTCCTGCCGGACCGCCTGCTGGTGACCCTCGACGACACGCCCGGCCGGGCCTCGTGGGCAGCGCCACTGACCACCCGGGCCCTCGGCGCCCGCGAGACCGTGGCGCTGGCCCAGCGGGTCCAGCTCGTCACGACGGCACCCGGCACCAGCGATGTCGTCGCCGATGCGCTGCTGGCCCGTGGTGACGTCGTCGCCGTCGAACCCGACGTGCAGCGCGAGTTCCACGCCGTGCCCAACGACACCTCCTACGACCTGCAGTGGGCCCACGCGGCCACCAACATCGAGCAGGCGTGGGACCACTCGACCGGCGGCGGCCGGGAGGGCGAGACCCGTCCGCTCGTCGCGGTCGTCGACTCCGGCGTGGACGCGACCCATCCCGAGCTGGCCGGCACCGTGGTCGCCAGCCTGCGGTCGGCCAGCGGTGTCATCGTGCAGGGCCAGCCCAAGAACGACGAGTGCGGCATCGCGCACGGCACGGCGGTCGCCGGGGTCGTGGGTGCGGCCGGCAACAACGGGCGGGGAATCACCGGGGCACTGTGGAACCCGCGCATCATCGACATCTCGCTGACCTCGCCGCTCAACGACTGTCCGCGCGGTCCCGCCGACTCCGACGCGATCACCGCGATGGCCTACCTGTCGCAGCTCGACGAGCCGCCGCTGGCCATGAACCTCAGCTTCGGCACGTCCGCCAACGAGTGCACGGCCGCCTACCAGGCCGCGATCGACCAGGCCCGCGCCGCCGGCATCGTCGTGGTGTCCTCCGCAGGGAACGCCCAGAGCAACGCCAACAGCATCCCGGCGTCGTGCAACGGCGCGATCTCCGTGGGTGCCACGGGGCCGGACGGGACACGCGCTACCTACAGCCAGTTCAACCCCTACGTGGACCTCAGCGCGCCCGGCGGCCAGGCACGCAACTGCCCCAACTCCCTTTCCGAGCTCGCCAGCGAAGCCGTCCTGACGACCAGCCTCGTCGACCCCAAGCAGTACGACCTGGGCACCGGGTGCACCCCGTCGCTGGCCGATCCCCACGGGGACCGGCTGGAGGCGACGCAGGGCACCTCGTTCTCCACCCCCTACGTTGCTGCCGCCGCGGCGCTGCTGCGGCAGCACGCAACCGACACGGGCCGGACCCTGTCGGTCGACGAGGTCGAGGCCCTGCTGGAGGGGACCGCCACCGACGCCGGACCGACGGGTCGCGACGACGACTACGGCTGGGGCGCCCTCGACGTCGGGGCCGCCATGACCCACCTGGTCAGCGGCCAGCCCATCCCGGCCCTCCAGCCCGATCCCGACTTCGCCGTGGGCCCCACCGCCCCCGTGGCCGTACGCGTGTCGGACCCGGGCGACCTCGACACGACCGACCCGATCAGCCAGGCCGTCGCCATCAGCCGTGGCAACCCCGCCGGCACACGGCCCTTCGCCGTGCTGGCCCGGGTCGACGACTTCGCCGACGCCCTGTCCGGCGCGGCGCTGGGACTCGGGATCGCCTCGCTCCTCTACACCTCCCACGACGGCGCGCTCGACCCCCGCACCCGGGAGGAGCTGCTGCGCGTTCTCGACTTCGAGACCAGCCAGCCGGTCGTCTACGTGATGGGCGGCACGGCGGCGATCCCCGCCGCAGTCGATGACGAGCTGCGCAGCCTCGGCATCACGGTGCAGCGCATCGCCGGGGGTGGCCGGGAGGAAACGGCCGTGCAGGCGGCCGCCGTCGTCGAGCAGCTCAAGTCCCTCGCTGGCGACATCCCGACCCGCAACTGGGTGTTCGTCACCTCGGGACGGGACTTCGCCGACGCCGTCACCGCCGGACAGATGGCTGCCTACTACGGCATCCCCATCCTGGTCACCAACGCAGATGCACTGCATCCCACCACGGCGCAGGAGCTGTCGCGCCTGGCGCCGGATCGGGTCGTGGTCGTCGGCGGCGAGACGGCAGTCTCGTCGGCTGCGATGGCCGAGATCGAGGAGCTCGGGTTCCCGACGTCCCGGGCCGGAGGGGCCACCCGTATCGACACGGCCCTCGCCGTCTTCGACCTCTACGCCGCCGAGCTCGCCGTCGACCGCGACGGCGCCATCGAACGGGCCGCGACCGTCGCGGTGAACCTGCGTGACGGCTTCACCGACGCACTGTCGGCATCGCTCATCGCTGGGCAGGGGAACTGGTACCTGCCGCTGGAGGGCATGGCCGGGAACCCCATCACGCCGGCGACTCGCGGGACGTTCTGTGACTTCGGCGGCCAGCTGTACGTCATCGGCGGCCGCGACCGGATCGACGACGACACCACCGAGGAGCTGCTCCGGATCCTGGCAGGGGAGGGGTGCAGCCCCGGTTGA